The nucleotide window CGGACAGCGACGGGCACAACTACGCGGTCTGGACGCTGGGGTTGGACGAGGGGACGCAGGTGGCCAAGGTGGCGGCGGGGTTCGGGGAACCGGTGACGTTTGCGGCTTCGGCGACGGTGCTGCACGCTGTCTCAGTCTCGGTCGCCTCAGGATACACGTGCGCCGTTCTGTCCGACAACCGACCGGTCTGCTGGGGCCAGAATCAGTATGGCCAACTCGGCACCGGCGACACGCTCGCTCGTGCCACTCCTACCCCGGTCGTCGGCCTGCCCGCGGTACAAGAGATCCAGGTGTCGAATGGATATGGTGCCGTCACCTGTGCCCGCGACCTTGCAGGTGACGTCTGGTGTTGGGGGTACGATCCCTACGGGGCAGGGGGTCCGGCCGCCAGCGAGGCTCCGCAGCTCCTGCCCTCCCGGGTGGCCGGGGCGGAGGGCGCCGTGTCGCTTGCCCTCGGCCCGCAATACGGTGGCCACACCTGCGCGGTGTTCCCTGGGGGTGGCGCCAAGTGCTGGGGATACAATGGGACGGGGATGCTCGGCACCGGTGATCTCGTATCCTCAGCGTCACCACGAACGGTCATCGGGAACAACAGCTTCAGCCGCGTCTTTGCGTCGGATGATCTCACCTGCGCCCTCGACTCCGATGGAGAGGTCTGGTGCTGGGGGAATGTCTACAACCAGCTGTCCCCACTTCCCTATGGGATCTATACTTCGCCGGTCCGCCCCGTCCCGGGATACCGGTTCGTCTCCCTCGCCATCAGTTGGTACGGGGTATGTGGCATCCAGCCGGATGGTTCCACGTCGTGCTTTGGAGACTGGTCGGCCACGGGGAGGCCGTATCCCCCACCCACGAGGAGTGGTGTGACCACCGAACCGGTGCATCCCGATCTCCAACCCAATCTTGCGGAGATCGGAACCGATGGGGCCCGGCTCATGTTCGGGCTGTCACGGTATGGTGAAACCTATTTTTGGGGGGAGTACTGGGAAAATCCGGATCCCACGTCTCGCGTCATCCAGCGCCCGCGGTTCGTGAAGATCGCTGGCGGCTACTACCAATTTTGCGGGATCGCCGAGTCAGGTGGACTCTACTGCGGGAATATTCCGCGGTACCAGAACCCCGAGAGTCGCATCAGCCTCTTTGGGGTCCCGTCCCTCGTGAATCCGTGACCATCCGCCAGCTCTCCCTCGGCGGCATCCCTGCCGTCTCCCTTTCCAACGATCTGCTCGAGCTGGTGATCGCTCCCACCCTCGGCATGAAGATCACCAACCTGCGCCGCCGCCGGGGCCGGGAGTGGCTCTGGCGCAACCCGGCCATCCCCTACGCGCCGGGCGTCCCCGGCAGCTCCTACGTGGAGACTGCCGACAGCGGCGGCTGGGACGAGTGCTTTCCCACCATTCAGCCATCGCGCATTCCCGGCGCGCCGCCCGAGACGCCGCCCCTCCCCGATCACGGCGAGCTCTGGTCCGCCCGCTGGGAATCCCGCATCTACGAGCACGCCGAAGGGACGGTGATCTCCGGCACCGCACGGGGCGCGGCGCTGCCATATGAGTTCACACGAGAGGTCTCGCTCTCGGCGGACGAGCCCATCGCGGTGTTCCGCTACCGGGTCCGGCACACCGGCGGCGCCCCGTTCCCCTGGATCTGGGCCGCGCATCCGCTCTTCGGTGTGCGCCCGGGGATGCGGATCGTCCTTCCCACGGTGGAGCAGGTGCGATGCTCCGACGTGGTGGGGCGGAACGACTGGTCGGCAGGGGAGGTCGTCCCTTGGCCGCTCGATGCGGGAGCCGACGCGTTCGTGTTCCCCGAGCAGCCGGGGTGGGCCGCGATGGTCCATGCCGACGTCGGCAGCTCGGGTCGGGTGCTGCTGCAGGACCCGGAGGCGGGGGAGTGGCTCGATTTCCTGGTCGATCCGCTGGACACCCCGCAGGTGGGACTCTGGCTCAACTGTGGCGGGTGGGCCCCAGGGGGCATCGAGCCCTACTACAACTGCGCCATCGAACCCGGCATCGGCGCGCCCGGACGACTGCAGGATGCTGCAGGGGACTGGGGGGTGGCCCCGACCTTGCACCCCGGTGAAGAGCGCGCGTGGCGGCTGACCGTGGGCCTCTGGAACGAGGAGGACTAGCGGACCGGCCGTTTGCGCTGCACCTTAGCTGCCCCTTGTTCCCCGACCCGGATGCAGGCGCAATGGCCCGACCGATGTCCGACGCATACCGCCTGGTGCAGGCCGCGATCGCCGACCTGCCCAACGTCACCACCCGGAAGATGTTCGGGGCGGAGGCGTACTTTCACGGGCGGCGGATGTTCGCCTTCCTGCGCGAGGACCTGGTGGTGCTGAAGCTCCCGGAGAGCCAGCGCGAGGAGTTGCTGGAAGCGAAGGCGGCGCGGCCGTTCCTGGTGAACGAAAACGCCGGATTCGGGCGGTGGGTGGAAATACCGGGGACGGGTGAGGCGGCGGAACGGGCGGTCCTGCTGGTGCAGTCGGCCTACGCCGCCGCCAAGCGTCCCGACCGCGACGGACCTCGCCGCCGGCGCAGACGGCGGGCCACGAAGACGGAAGCCTGACGACACCGGCCCACTCCTACGAGTGGGCCGTTTCCTTTTCCTGCCGTTGCGCCAGCATCCGCGCCACCGCCGCGATGGTGAGCGGCGCACTCCCCTCCGCCCGATTGTTCACCAGCACATAGGCCGGGATCCGTGCCTTCACCGCCGTCTCGATGAGCCGGACGAGATCGGCGCGCAGCTCGGGATTCCGGTCCTGGATCCGGTCGTAGGGCTGGAAGGCGTCCACCGCCGCGGCGTAGTACCGCCCCGGCCGGAGCAGCGCGCGTGCCACCACGAACGGCGCCCCGATGGCGCCCGGCAGGTCGAGCTGCTCCCCGATGGACGGCATGCGGGTCCACGAATTGAAGCAGTGCGCCACGCTGTGCTCCCGCAGCACGGCAAAGTACGCCGGCGTCAGGTACTCCTCGTTCCGGAGTTCCACCGCGTAGGGGGCGGAACGGGGGAGGGCGGAGAAGAACGCATCGAGCCGGTCGGCGAACGCCTGCGGCGCCGGCTTCGACTTGCCGGTCAGTGCCTGGAACTCGAAAATGAACGGGCCGATGTGATCGCTGAAGTGCCGCAGGCAGGGATCGAGCACCGCCTCGATGAAGAGCTCAGGATTGAGAAAGTCCGGGTTCGGCTGCCCGGCGTGGGCCTTGTCGCGCATCTTGGAGTGGGTGTGCACGGTAATCCGGTCCCAGACCTTGCTGGCACAGCGGAATCCGGCCGGCAGGGCGGAGGCGTACTCGGTGAGCGTCTTCTCCGACATCGGGTTGTAGAAGCTGGAGTCGATGCCGACCGTGGAGAAGAGCGGCCACCGGGCGTACTCGGCAAGCATCTTTCCGCTGGCGCCGCTCTTGGGATACTTCTTGTGGTAGATGAGTCCCTGCCACCCCGGGTAATTCCACGACGACGTCCCGAAGTGCACGCCGGCCGGGAGCGCGGTCCGGAGGCGATCGAGCTCCTCCGGTACAACAGTGTCGTCGGTCGTCACGTCAGCTGCCCGGGGCGATCCGGTAGATGGTGCCGCTCGCGAGGACGACGTACAGCTCTCCGCGGGCGTCTTCGCCGAAACTGGTGATCTGTTGTTTCGTGTCGAGCGTAGGCCAGGACCTGGCGTCCGCGGCGCTGCCGTTGCGGTAGACGAAGCTCCGGATCCACCCGTTGCAGTAGTCCCCGTAGAAGTAGGTGCCGACCAGTTCCGGGATGGCTTCTCCCCGGTACACAAAGCCGCCGGTAATCGAGCAGCCGTCGCCATGGCCATACTCGACGACCGGCATGACAAGCCCGGTCCGGTTGCAGGTGCTGCTCTTGTAGCAGTGGTCGCCCTCCATGATGGCCCAGCCGTAGTTCTCGCCGCCGGTGCTGGCGGCGGGCTGCACATCCACTTCCTCCCACGCGTTCTGTCCGACGTCAGCGATGTAGAGATCGCCGGTGGCGCGGTCGAAGCTGTAGCGCCATGGATTGCGGAGGCCCCAGTTCCAGAGCTCGCCGCGCACGTTCGGCTGTCCCACGAAGGGGTTGGTGGCCGGAATGGTGTAGGGCGCGCCATGGTCGATGTCGAGGCGCAGCAGCGACCCCAGGAGGTCGTCGCGGTTCTGGCCGTGGCCCTGGGGGTCACCGCCGCTGCCGCCGTCGCCAAACCCGGCGTAGAGGTAGCCGTCCGGCCCGAAGAGGACGTTGCCGCCGTTGTGGTTGCCGTAGGGCTGGGCCACCTCGAGGATCACCTGCTCGGTGGCGGGGTCGAGCACGTCGGGGTCGGCGCCGGTGGTGAACGTGGCGATGCGGCTTGTCCCGCCGCCGGTGCTGCCCGCCACGGTGAAGCTCAGCACCACCCGCCCGTCGGTGGGATGGAAGGCCAGGCCGAGAAGTCCCTGCTCGCTCCCGGTCGTCACGCGGCCGCTCAGGTCGATGAACGGCGTGGGCAGGAGGACGCCGTGCTCGATGATCCGCACGGTGCCCCGCTTCTCCACGACGAAGAGCCGGCTGGTATCGCCCGGTGCGGCGGTGACGAGCACCGGCATGTTCAGTCCGCTCGCGACTTGTTCGAGCCGGACCTGGGCCGTGCCCGGCGGCAGCGTGCTTGTTGGGGTGTCGCCCGCGCACATCAGGAACAGGCCGAGACACGCGGTGCTGGCGGTGAGCGAGCGGAACAGTCGCGGCATCAGGTGGCCTCCTTGGCGTTGTTCGGGGCGGCGCGCAGCTGTGCCGCGGCCGGTGCGTCCACGCTGCGGAGATGCAGATCGCGCTGGGGGAACGGAATCTCGATGTCGGCGGCGACCAGGGCGTTGTTGACGGCGGTGGTGACATCGCTTCGCAACGCGAGAACCTGGCTGATGTCCGAGATCCAGAACCGCAGCTCGAAATTCAGGGCGCTGTCGCCGAATCCGATGAAGAGGGCGACGGGCGCCGGTTCCCGCAGGATGCTGGGGTACTGGGTTGGTACCTGGCGCAACAGCTCGAGCACCCGGGACGGCTCGGTCCCGTAGGCGACGCCCACCTCGATGGTGAGCCGGCGCAACTGGTCGGACAGGGTCCAGTTGACCACGTCATTGGAGATGAGGGAGGCGTTCGGCACGATCACCTCCGCGCCATCATAGGTGCGGATGATGCTCGCGCGGAAGCCGATGCGGCGAACCTCGCCGTTGAGGTTGTCGCCGGAAGAGGTCTGGACCTGGACGATGTCTCCCTCCCGTATCGGGCGTTCGAAGGCGAGAATGAGCCCCGCCACGAAATTGCTGACGATGGTCTGGAGCCCGAAACCGACGCCGACGCCGAGCGCGCCTCCCAGGATGGTCAGCTGGGTGAGCTTCAGGCCAGTCGCGGCCAGGGCAAAGAAGAACCCGACCCCGATGAGGACGTAGCGGGTGAGTCGCGCAACGACACTGGGCAGCCCCTTCGGCATCTCGAGGCGCGACAGCACGTCCACCTCGAGGACGCCGGATATGCCGCGACTCAGCAGGACACTCACCCAGATTGTGGTGATGAACAGGAGGATGCTGCCGAGGGAGAGGTGCAACTCGCCCAGGGTCAGGGAGGCGTCCAGGGCGCGGCGTGAGAAGGTCCAGAGCGGGTCCATCAGGTCGAAGACCGTGAGCGTGATGATCACCCAGAGCAGTGCCGAGACGAACCGCACGAGACGGAGTCCGTCGCGCACGAGGTCGTCCTTCCGTTGAGTCACGAACCGCGAAACCCCGGCGGCTTCGGAGCGGGTGGTCACGATCAGGATGCCGTCAAAGATCTGCACCGCGGCGAGCACGACCAGGAGCAGGTAGATGCTCGTCACCGTGCCACCGGTCAGGAAGTAGGCGAGGGAGGTGTTGCCGATCGTGTTTGATCCGGCCGCGACGAGCATCGCCAGCGCCGACAGCTGCGCCGCCGCGCGCACAGCGGTGGCGTACCCCTCCGCAGCGAGCACCTCGAGCTGGGCGCCCTTGCGGAGCAGCCGGAGGAGTATCGTCGCACCAACGAGCGCGATTGCCAGGCTGCCGAGCCGCTGATAGGCCGAGCCTGTCACCAGGAGCGTCCCCACGCGCTGGACGGCGAAGAGGAGCGACCAGCCGATGGCCGGCCGGATCAGCTTGGGGGGGAGCAAGCCGGGCAACAGGATGAGCAATGCCGGGACTCCGGCCAGGAGCGCCAGGTCGTAGACGGAGATGGGGGCGCGCGGATACAGGAAGAGCCCGGCCACCGTGACGACCAGCCAGGCGCCGGCGATTGGATGGTCGAGAATGCGGCGCGCGGTCGCTGCCGGCTGCTCGGCCGTATGCCGATCGAGCTTGTTGCGAAACCAGAACGCGGCGAACAGGATGCCGAGTGTGGACGCGAGGTGGAAGTAGATCGGCAGCCGGTACGCGTCGTGGAAGTACGTGAGTTCCTGCCGGGTGCGGGTGGCGCCCAGCCGGACCGCGGAGGCCAGCCCCGGCGCGCTGTCAGTCCGGCCCAGGTGCTGCCAGAGCGGGGGCGCGTCGATCCGGAGGAGATCGCGCCGGAGCGACGCCAACTGTTCTGCCGTTTGGTCATCCTGCTGCTGCAGCACCGCCAACGTGCGGGTGATTTGTGACTGGAGCCTGACCACGGCGACGATGCGCGCCTCGACGGTGTCCTTCAGCACCGCGTTGCGTTGCAGGACACTCTGCACCAACGCCGTCACGTCCGGGGAGGCGTTTGCCTTCCTCGCCTCGGCCAGGGTGAGTCGCCAGGTGGTGTCCCTGCGAATCAGTTCGGTCTGGATGCCCGCGATGGCTCCCGTCCGATCACTGATCGATTGTTGCCATCCGCGCATCTGGCCGGTCCGGCGGACCCACTCGTTGTGCAGGTCGGTGAGGGAGCGCTTGGTGAGTTGCTCCTGTCCGGAGCGCTTTTGCAGTTCCAGCACCGCATTGATCGTGTCCCGCGCCGCTTCGTAGGCGGCGGTCGTGCGTGCAATGACACGATCGGGGGGCAGGGCCTGCCAGATCTCGTCGAGCCGGGCCTCGGTCGCTGCGGCCCGGGTCGGGATGTCCGGTACCGGGATGGCGGCTGGCGGGAGTGTGTCGGCGGCCGGCGTCGGGGTGTCCCCGGGCACGGACGGTATTTGCGCGGCCGCCGGGGCTACCAGCGTCACGAGCAGCAGGGCACAGGTCAGCGGGGAGTGGCGCATCCGGCTCTCGGCAGTGGGAAGGGGCCAGCCTCCAAGATACGCCGGGCCCCGCGGTCTGGCACCCCGGTCAGGCGCCCAGCCGGGCCAGCATCCGGTCCACCCGCTCGAGGTGGGTGACGGTCAGGGTGATGGCGCCAAACTCTTCCTCCACCTTTCCCTTGAGCAGGAACGGCCCCTGGTCGAAGAGGACGTGCCCGCGTGTCCGGTACACCTCCGGAAAGAGCACCGCCTCGACCAGGCCGTCGCCGTCGTCAAAGGTGGCGAACTGCATCGGCTCGTTGGCCGCGGTGTGCACCGGTTTGGCGGTGGTCAGCATCCCCGCCAGGATCACGCTCTGGCCCACATGCTTCGGCAGGTCGGGGCTCCTGACCAGCCGGAAGCGTCGCAGCCGCTCGGCGTAGAGCGCCATCGGATGGCTCTCGGTGAGGAAGCCGAGGGCGGAATACTGGTCTTGGCGACAACGCTCCGCTGTGTAGTTGGGAAGGCGGGGCGGCGGGGCCGCTGGGCCGGAAAACAAGGGGGCGCCCCGACCTGCAGTTCCTGCCCCGCTGCCCTGCAGCCCCGCTGCCCCACTGTCCACCATCCACAGCATCATCGGCCGGGTCATCCCATTGGCGATGCTGTCGCAGGCGCCGGCCTTGATGAGGGTGCGGAGGTCGTCGTGCGACAGGCGCGCGCGGGCGCGGAGATCGGAGAGGTCGCGGTACGGCGTGCCCCGCGCCGTACCGTCACCCCGGCCCCCGGCTTTCGCCGGGGCAGGGTCGCCGGGGTCCATGTTGTTCTGCCCCGCCGATCCCACCTCATCCCCTGTCCCCCTCTCCATGATTTGGAGAGGGGGAACGTCTACGCAGCGTGCCGATGAGATCTTTTCTGTGCCGTCTGCAGAAAGCCCCATGATGAACTGGAGCCCGATCCGCAGCTCACCCCCCTTGCCCGTGGTGCGGAACTCACTGGCATTCACGTCCGGCGGCAGGATGGTGATTCCCATCCGCCGCGCCTCCGCCACGTACGCGAAGGGATGGTAGAAGCCGCCGCCGTTGGCGAGCACCGCCGCCATGAACTCCGCCGGATAGTTGGCGCGGAGGTAACAGGCCTGCTGCGCCACCTGGATATAGGACGCCGAGTGGCCCTTGCAGAAGCTGTAGCCGGAAAAGGACATCACCATCTGCCAGACCTGCTCGGTGACGGCGTCGTCCCGGCCGAGGGAGCGGGCGCCGCGAAGAAACTCCTGGGCATACGACGCCAGGAGCTTGGCGGGCCGCTTCTTCTGCAGCGACTTCCGGAGCCCGTCGGCGTCGGCCAGCGACATCCCGGCGTACGCCTGACAGACATGCACCACGTCCTCCTGGTACACCATGATGCCGAAGGTCTCGGCCAGGGTGTCGCGCAGCACCGGGTGGAGCGGCGCGTACGGCTCGCCGTGCAGCCGCGAGAGATATTGCCGGATGAAACGGTTCGACGCGGGGCGAATGATGCTGGTGTTGAGCACCAGCAACTCAAAGCTGTCGGCACGGGACTTGGCGCAGAGCTGCCGCGAGGCGGGGCTCTCGGTGTAGAAGACCCCCATCGTCTGCCCGGTGCGGAAGAGCGCCTTCGTGGCGGGATCGTCCCCCACCTCCTGCGACGTGTAGTCGATCTGGCGGCCAGTGTTCTCGCGGACGGCGCTGATCGCGTCGCGGATGACGGCGAGCGAGCGGTTGCCGAGGAGGTCGATCTTGACGAGGCCGGCGTCCTCCGCACCGTCCTTCTCGAACTGGATGACGGGCACGGTCAACTCCGGTGCGCCGTCGAGCACCTTGGCCGCCCGTTCCAGCGGCACATGGTCGGTGAGCGCCGTTGGCACGATGACCACGCCACCTGGGTGCAGCGAGAGGTGCCGCGGCACGCCGACCAGCGGCTCTGCCTCGCGGGCAAAGGTCCGCCATGCCTTCGGGAGGTCGAGTCCCTGGAAGTTGGGGTGGGTGGCGAGGAGACTGTCGAGCGGCTCCCCTTCGTGATACCAGGGAATGCGCCGGGTCACCTCGCGGATTTCGCCGGCGGGACGGCCGTGCACTTTGGCCACCTCGCGGAGCGCGCCGCGGAGCCGGAAGCAGTTGTGGTTGGCCACCATCGCCGCGCGCGGAAAGGGGTAACGGCGGAAGACATACGCCAGCACCCGGTCCCGCTCGTCCCAGGGAAAGTCGAGATCGATGTCGGGGGGATCGGTGCGCGCGGGGTTGAGAAACCGCTCGAAGAGGAGCCCGGCGCCGAGCGGCTCCACGTGCGTGATGCCGAGGCAGTAGCTCACCACCGAATTGGCGACGGAGCCGCGGCCGCAGTGCGTGGGGCCGTGGGCGACGATGTCGTGCACCACCAGGAAGTAGTCCGCAAACCCCTTCATCCCGATGATGGCGAGTTCGTGCTCCAGCCGGTCGCGGGTGACGGGCGCCACGGTGCCGTAGCGCCGCTCGGCGCCGGCGTAGGCCAGCGCGCGGAGCTGT belongs to Gemmatimonadales bacterium and includes:
- a CDS encoding PQQ-dependent sugar dehydrogenase, whose amino-acid sequence is MPRLFRSLTASTACLGLFLMCAGDTPTSTLPPGTAQVRLEQVASGLNMPVLVTAAPGDTSRLFVVEKRGTVRIIEHGVLLPTPFIDLSGRVTTGSEQGLLGLAFHPTDGRVVLSFTVAGSTGGGTSRIATFTTGADPDVLDPATEQVILEVAQPYGNHNGGNVLFGPDGYLYAGFGDGGSGGDPQGHGQNRDDLLGSLLRLDIDHGAPYTIPATNPFVGQPNVRGELWNWGLRNPWRYSFDRATGDLYIADVGQNAWEEVDVQPAASTGGENYGWAIMEGDHCYKSSTCNRTGLVMPVVEYGHGDGCSITGGFVYRGEAIPELVGTYFYGDYCNGWIRSFVYRNGSAADARSWPTLDTKQQITSFGEDARGELYVVLASGTIYRIAPGS
- the dnaE gene encoding DNA polymerase III subunit alpha, whose product is MFTHLHTHSHFSFGFGASSPEALVQAAIARGFRTLACTDTNGVYGAVEFQQAAESAGIRPILGAHLRLEDQEAVALAQDERGWGALCRAITQIHWMERKVPPLHIMERGLGGEAEQRGWEAGRQGGGNSGAASLAEIVAADRGGLVLLSRSVPFLERVRAMSGPSDLYAELVPGRERHGVLAAARRMGLPAVASNAVAFANPEDWARHRLLVAIGQNTTLAALEQPAALPRGPAASPSSAWLRHADDLAHAFPDCPEALTAAEEIADRCRWRIPLGRVVPPRMTDRTDAFEQLRALAYAGAERRYGTVAPVTRDRLEHELAIIGMKGFADYFLVVHDIVAHGPTHCGRGSVANSVVSYCLGITHVEPLGAGLLFERFLNPARTDPPDIDLDFPWDERDRVLAYVFRRYPFPRAAMVANHNCFRLRGALREVAKVHGRPAGEIREVTRRIPWYHEGEPLDSLLATHPNFQGLDLPKAWRTFAREAEPLVGVPRHLSLHPGGVVIVPTALTDHVPLERAAKVLDGAPELTVPVIQFEKDGAEDAGLVKIDLLGNRSLAVIRDAISAVRENTGRQIDYTSQEVGDDPATKALFRTGQTMGVFYTESPASRQLCAKSRADSFELLVLNTSIIRPASNRFIRQYLSRLHGEPYAPLHPVLRDTLAETFGIMVYQEDVVHVCQAYAGMSLADADGLRKSLQKKRPAKLLASYAQEFLRGARSLGRDDAVTEQVWQMVMSFSGYSFCKGHSASYIQVAQQACYLRANYPAEFMAAVLANGGGFYHPFAYVAEARRMGITILPPDVNASEFRTTGKGGELRIGLQFIMGLSADGTEKISSARCVDVPPLQIMERGTGDEVGSAGQNNMDPGDPAPAKAGGRGDGTARGTPYRDLSDLRARARLSHDDLRTLIKAGACDSIANGMTRPMMLWMVDSGAAGLQGSGAGTAGRGAPLFSGPAAPPPRLPNYTAERCRQDQYSALGFLTESHPMALYAERLRRFRLVRSPDLPKHVGQSVILAGMLTTAKPVHTAANEPMQFATFDDGDGLVEAVLFPEVYRTRGHVLFDQGPFLLKGKVEEEFGAITLTVTHLERVDRMLARLGA
- a CDS encoding DUF72 domain-containing protein; the protein is MTTDDTVVPEELDRLRTALPAGVHFGTSSWNYPGWQGLIYHKKYPKSGASGKMLAEYARWPLFSTVGIDSSFYNPMSEKTLTEYASALPAGFRCASKVWDRITVHTHSKMRDKAHAGQPNPDFLNPELFIEAVLDPCLRHFSDHIGPFIFEFQALTGKSKPAPQAFADRLDAFFSALPRSAPYAVELRNEEYLTPAYFAVLREHSVAHCFNSWTRMPSIGEQLDLPGAIGAPFVVARALLRPGRYYAAAVDAFQPYDRIQDRNPELRADLVRLIETAVKARIPAYVLVNNRAEGSAPLTIAAVARMLAQRQEKETAHS
- a CDS encoding TfoX/Sxy family protein; the encoded protein is MARPMSDAYRLVQAAIADLPNVTTRKMFGAEAYFHGRRMFAFLREDLVVLKLPESQREELLEAKAARPFLVNENAGFGRWVEIPGTGEAAERAVLLVQSAYAAAKRPDRDGPRRRRRRRATKTEA
- a CDS encoding mechanosensitive ion channel, which encodes MRHSPLTCALLLVTLVAPAAAQIPSVPGDTPTPAADTLPPAAIPVPDIPTRAAATEARLDEIWQALPPDRVIARTTAAYEAARDTINAVLELQKRSGQEQLTKRSLTDLHNEWVRRTGQMRGWQQSISDRTGAIAGIQTELIRRDTTWRLTLAEARKANASPDVTALVQSVLQRNAVLKDTVEARIVAVVRLQSQITRTLAVLQQQDDQTAEQLASLRRDLLRIDAPPLWQHLGRTDSAPGLASAVRLGATRTRQELTYFHDAYRLPIYFHLASTLGILFAAFWFRNKLDRHTAEQPAATARRILDHPIAGAWLVVTVAGLFLYPRAPISVYDLALLAGVPALLILLPGLLPPKLIRPAIGWSLLFAVQRVGTLLVTGSAYQRLGSLAIALVGATILLRLLRKGAQLEVLAAEGYATAVRAAAQLSALAMLVAAGSNTIGNTSLAYFLTGGTVTSIYLLLVVLAAVQIFDGILIVTTRSEAAGVSRFVTQRKDDLVRDGLRLVRFVSALLWVIITLTVFDLMDPLWTFSRRALDASLTLGELHLSLGSILLFITTIWVSVLLSRGISGVLEVDVLSRLEMPKGLPSVVARLTRYVLIGVGFFFALAATGLKLTQLTILGGALGVGVGFGLQTIVSNFVAGLILAFERPIREGDIVQVQTSSGDNLNGEVRRIGFRASIIRTYDGAEVIVPNASLISNDVVNWTLSDQLRRLTIEVGVAYGTEPSRVLELLRQVPTQYPSILREPAPVALFIGFGDSALNFELRFWISDISQVLALRSDVTTAVNNALVAADIEIPFPQRDLHLRSVDAPAAAQLRAAPNNAKEAT